One window of the Deltaproteobacteria bacterium genome contains the following:
- a CDS encoding GspH/FimT family protein codes for MKAINQNGHTMVELALVVVLLGILAVSAVSQYVGVEDARVDGAAKRVASDLAYARQQAINENSVFGITFDTVNDTYAVHEYDPDTDTATTIANTLTQQAADTDFDNLPGMDGVTIQSAEFGGTVTIRFNASGTPQDGNETNLAVEGTVVLNHSGNTETIRVQPNTGEINIQ; via the coding sequence ATGAAAGCGATAAATCAAAATGGACATACGATGGTTGAACTCGCCCTTGTGGTGGTGCTTCTGGGAATCCTTGCGGTCTCGGCGGTAAGCCAGTACGTCGGCGTGGAGGACGCACGGGTCGACGGCGCCGCCAAACGGGTCGCCTCCGACCTCGCCTACGCGCGCCAGCAGGCGATCAACGAAAACAGTGTCTTCGGCATCACCTTTGATACGGTCAACGACACCTACGCCGTCCATGAATACGACCCCGACACCGATACCGCCACAACCATCGCCAACACGCTGACGCAACAGGCGGCGGACACCGACTTCGACAACCTGCCGGGGATGGACGGCGTGACCATCCAGAGCGCCGAATTCGGCGGCACCGTGACCATCCGCTTCAACGCCTCCGGCACCCCGCAGGACGGCAACGAAACCAACCTCGCAGTGGAAGGGACGGTGGTTCTGAACCACTCCGGAAACACCGAAACCATTCGGGTCCAGCCCAATACGGGGGAAATCAATATTCAGTAA